One bacterium DNA segment encodes these proteins:
- a CDS encoding ABC transporter ATP-binding protein translates to MLEVRDLVVAFRSARDSATALHGVDLRLAPGKVTGLVGESGCGKTVTALAVMRLLPPTAEIRRGRVLLEGADLLTLPERQMERVRGARIAMIFQQPRASLNPVFPIAAQLTDVLRRHRGLTARAATEEGQALLARVGLPRPERVMQAYAHQLSGGMCQRVMIALALACRPAVLVADEPTTALDVTIQLQIVELLKTLQRDLGLTVLLITHDLGLVAEMCDEVSVMYAGRIVESAPAATLFRRPLHPYTRGLIASRVRSGSRALPVPIPGRVPDLHEMPPGCPFHPRCPLARDRCAEDDAVPEAADARHMVRCHFWAQGAV, encoded by the coding sequence GTGCTCGAGGTGCGGGACCTCGTGGTCGCGTTCCGTTCGGCGCGGGACTCCGCGACGGCCCTCCATGGGGTCGACCTGCGCCTTGCTCCGGGGAAGGTGACGGGCCTGGTCGGCGAAAGCGGCTGCGGCAAGACGGTGACGGCCCTCGCCGTGATGCGGCTTTTGCCGCCCACGGCCGAGATTCGGCGCGGGCGCGTTCTGCTCGAAGGGGCGGATCTCCTCACCCTGCCCGAGCGTCAGATGGAACGCGTCCGCGGCGCCCGCATCGCGATGATCTTTCAGCAGCCGCGCGCGTCCCTGAACCCGGTCTTCCCGATCGCGGCGCAACTCACCGACGTCCTCCGCCGGCACCGTGGCCTCACCGCCCGTGCAGCGACGGAGGAGGGACAGGCGCTGCTGGCACGGGTGGGACTGCCTCGCCCCGAGCGCGTCATGCAAGCGTACGCGCACCAGCTGTCCGGCGGGATGTGCCAGCGCGTGATGATCGCGCTGGCGCTGGCTTGCCGCCCGGCGGTGCTTGTCGCGGACGAGCCAACCACGGCGCTCGACGTCACGATCCAGCTGCAGATCGTCGAGCTGCTCAAAACGCTACAACGCGATCTGGGGCTCACGGTCCTGCTCATCACCCACGACCTCGGGCTCGTCGCGGAGATGTGCGACGAGGTGAGCGTGATGTATGCGGGTCGGATCGTCGAATCCGCCCCCGCCGCCACGCTGTTTCGCCGGCCGTTGCACCCGTACACTCGGGGGTTGATCGCCTCCCGCGTGCGCAGCGGCAGCCGCGCCCTTCCCGTGCCGATTCCGGGACGCGTGCCCGACCTCCACGAGATGCCACCGGGATGTCCGTTCCACCCACGGTGCCCCCTCGCCAGGGACCGATGCGCCGAAGACGACGCCGTCCCCGAGGCGGCCGATGCCCGCCACATGGTGCGCTGCCATTTCTGGGCGCAGGGGGCGGTCTAG
- a CDS encoding ABC transporter substrate-binding protein, whose amino-acid sequence MRPGRFRLASVAIVALLAAGLARATLAGAAPDVKQTLVVAVSRDMQNLDPTNASSDSFTLETLTNVYSWLIDYKVVKQPNGQTIGAANEFVGNLAESFRLTDGGKKLLVTLRRNLKFSNGDPVDANAVKFTYDRLFDQNATTAALTKMAEVRTKDAVRVVDDRTVEFGISEPNTLLLGNMSQYGHSILNPNVVRPHMTAADPSGHEWLKSNTKGTETGPYVLESWQPGVEFVLTRNPNFWGPPPRIARVVLRIVPDPSARLALLKSGDADIARDLAPLDEVQLLKDPNVTIYRFPTRIVSFLGMNASVAPFNNVKLRQAISYAIPYGTIIRSVMVGFARPLTSPVPSGMPTHTDEFFKYKTDPARAKALLAEAGFPSGTNLTFTSRADLAESKSISVWVKSALARTGVNVTINEMPGAAFTAALQKHELVFFHHPGWNSINNDPFYHVFWLLKSSCCDYTNYHNKEIDDLITKYTVSTDLKARADASRRIQEIATDEAAWVFLYQPDLVLATRKNVGGVVYYPADVRLRYYYLTKE is encoded by the coding sequence ATGCGACCCGGCCGCTTTCGTCTTGCGAGTGTTGCGATCGTGGCGCTGCTTGCGGCCGGGCTGGCGCGGGCGACGCTGGCCGGCGCCGCGCCGGATGTGAAACAGACCCTCGTCGTCGCGGTCTCCCGCGACATGCAAAACCTGGACCCCACAAACGCATCGTCGGACAGTTTCACCCTAGAGACCCTCACCAACGTCTACTCCTGGTTGATCGACTACAAGGTGGTCAAGCAGCCCAACGGGCAGACGATCGGTGCCGCCAACGAGTTCGTCGGCAACCTGGCGGAATCGTTCCGGCTGACGGACGGCGGCAAGAAGCTCCTCGTCACGCTGCGGCGGAACCTCAAGTTCTCGAACGGGGACCCGGTCGACGCGAACGCGGTGAAGTTCACCTACGACCGGCTGTTCGACCAGAACGCTACCACGGCGGCGCTCACGAAGATGGCCGAGGTCAGGACCAAGGACGCCGTGCGCGTCGTTGACGATCGGACGGTAGAGTTTGGGATCTCGGAGCCGAACACCCTGCTCCTGGGCAACATGTCACAGTACGGCCACTCCATCCTCAACCCGAACGTTGTGCGGCCGCACATGACGGCCGCGGATCCATCCGGCCACGAATGGCTCAAGTCCAACACGAAGGGCACCGAGACGGGGCCCTACGTCTTGGAGTCGTGGCAGCCGGGCGTGGAGTTCGTGCTGACACGCAACCCGAATTTCTGGGGGCCGCCTCCACGGATCGCCCGCGTGGTCTTGCGCATCGTCCCCGACCCCTCGGCGCGGCTCGCCCTGCTTAAGTCGGGCGACGCCGACATCGCGCGCGACCTCGCGCCGCTGGACGAGGTGCAGCTCCTGAAGGACCCGAACGTGACCATCTATCGCTTCCCGACCCGCATCGTGTCGTTCCTGGGGATGAACGCGAGCGTCGCCCCCTTCAACAACGTGAAGCTGCGGCAGGCGATCTCCTATGCCATCCCGTACGGTACGATCATCCGCAGCGTGATGGTCGGGTTCGCCCGCCCGCTGACCAGCCCGGTCCCGAGCGGGATGCCGACGCACACCGATGAGTTCTTCAAGTACAAGACGGATCCGGCTCGCGCCAAGGCGCTGCTGGCCGAGGCCGGCTTCCCGAGCGGGACGAATCTCACCTTTACGTCCCGCGCCGATCTCGCCGAATCGAAGAGCATCTCGGTCTGGGTGAAGAGCGCCCTGGCGAGGACGGGGGTCAACGTCACGATCAACGAGATGCCGGGCGCGGCGTTTACCGCGGCCCTGCAGAAGCACGAGCTGGTCTTCTTTCACCATCCCGGATGGAACTCGATCAACAACGACCCCTTCTATCACGTCTTCTGGCTGCTGAAGAGTAGCTGCTGCGACTATACCAACTACCACAACAAAGAGATCGACGATTTGATCACCAAGTATACGGTCTCGACCGACCTCAAGGCGCGCGCCGACGCGTCGCGTCGAATCCAGGAGATCGCCACCGACGAGGCGGCGTGGGTGTTCCTCTACCAGCCAGACCTCGTCCTGGCCACGCGAAAGAACGTCGGCGGCGTCGTCTACTATCCCGCGGACGTGCGGCTGCGTTACTATTATCTGACCAAGGAGTGA
- a CDS encoding ABC transporter permease translates to MVVATVVGVPLGVLGAVRAGSWIDHLVRVVAVAGVALPIFWLSLVLIYLLYSTWHLLPAPMGRLSPQSVPPHQVTGLLLVDSLLAGDGAAFIDAVRHLVLPVAVLAFAAVAPLARITRTSMLEILSSPHVRATRSLGIPARRVVWTYAFRNAMLPVLTMLAIVYGFLLGGSVLVETVFAWPGLGRYAFNAVSGNDYPAVQGFILYATVIYVTIFIVVDVLYGVLDPRVAA, encoded by the coding sequence ATGGTCGTGGCGACTGTCGTCGGCGTGCCGCTCGGGGTGTTGGGCGCGGTGCGGGCCGGCTCCTGGATCGACCACTTGGTGCGCGTCGTCGCCGTCGCCGGGGTGGCGCTGCCGATCTTCTGGCTCAGCCTGGTCCTGATCTACCTTCTGTACTCGACGTGGCACCTGCTTCCGGCGCCGATGGGCCGGCTCAGCCCGCAGAGCGTACCGCCGCACCAGGTCACGGGGCTGCTGCTGGTCGACAGCCTCCTCGCCGGGGACGGCGCGGCGTTTATCGATGCCGTCCGGCACCTCGTGCTGCCCGTCGCCGTGCTGGCCTTCGCGGCCGTGGCGCCGCTGGCCCGCATCACCCGGACCAGCATGCTGGAGATATTGTCGAGCCCTCACGTCCGGGCGACGCGGTCGCTCGGCATTCCCGCCCGGCGCGTGGTGTGGACGTACGCGTTCCGGAACGCCATGCTGCCGGTGCTCACCATGTTGGCGATCGTGTACGGGTTCCTCCTAGGAGGCTCCGTGCTTGTCGAGACGGTGTTCGCGTGGCCGGGCCTCGGCCGGTATGCCTTCAACGCGGTCAGCGGGAACGACTACCCGGCCGTCCAGGGGTTCATCCTCTACGCGACGGTGATCTACGTCACCATTTTCATCGTGGTGGACGTCCTCTACGGCGTGCTCGACCCGCGCGTCGCGGCATGA
- a CDS encoding ABC transporter ATP-binding protein, with product MLRVERLHKFYGPHGVGPRARHVVHAVDGIDVAIDASETLGLVGESGSGKSTAGRCILRLEEPTAGRVVLDGVDVTAASANALRRLRPRMQMVYQDPYDSLNPRLPVGAQIAEPIWLNGLASRAQAGARVRALLEQVGLSPDVAGRYPHQLSGGQQQRVAIARALAPEPRLLVLDEPTASLDVSIQAQIMQLLVEIQARRQLGYLLISHDLPLVSALAQHVAVMYLGQIVETGPVDDIFHRPAHPYTRALLSATPRDAPGQEKRRILLRGEVTSAIDPLDTCRLYPRCPFAMPRCVSRPAALVPFAPKRAVRCLRFLDEQRGGTWDPGSIETPPPPRA from the coding sequence ATGCTCCGCGTCGAGCGCCTGCATAAGTTCTACGGTCCCCACGGCGTGGGGCCCCGGGCGCGGCACGTTGTCCACGCCGTGGACGGCATCGACGTCGCGATCGATGCGAGCGAGACGCTGGGCCTCGTCGGCGAGTCCGGCAGCGGCAAGTCTACCGCGGGCCGGTGCATTCTTCGGCTGGAAGAGCCCACGGCCGGACGCGTGGTCCTGGATGGCGTCGATGTGACGGCGGCGTCCGCGAATGCGCTGCGGAGGTTGCGCCCCCGGATGCAGATGGTCTACCAGGATCCCTACGACTCCCTGAATCCGCGGCTCCCGGTAGGCGCCCAGATCGCCGAACCGATCTGGCTGAACGGCCTCGCCTCGAGGGCACAAGCCGGTGCGCGAGTCCGCGCGCTGCTTGAGCAGGTGGGGCTCTCTCCCGATGTCGCGGGCCGGTATCCGCACCAGCTCTCCGGGGGGCAGCAGCAGCGGGTCGCCATCGCCCGCGCCCTGGCTCCGGAACCGCGCCTTCTGGTCCTCGATGAGCCGACCGCGTCACTCGACGTATCAATCCAGGCGCAGATCATGCAGCTGCTTGTCGAGATCCAGGCACGCCGGCAGCTCGGCTACCTGCTGATCTCGCACGATCTACCGCTCGTCAGCGCGCTCGCGCAGCACGTCGCGGTGATGTATCTCGGTCAGATCGTGGAGACGGGGCCCGTAGACGACATTTTTCACCGGCCCGCCCATCCGTACACGCGAGCGCTGCTCAGCGCGACGCCGCGAGATGCCCCCGGACAGGAAAAGCGGCGCATCCTGCTGCGGGGCGAGGTCACCTCGGCGATTGATCCCCTTGACACCTGCCGCTTGTACCCGCGCTGCCCGTTCGCTATGCCGCGGTGCGTCAGCCGTCCCGCCGCCCTCGTGCCGTTCGCGCCCAAGCGGGCGGTCCGGTGCCTTCGGTTTCTGGACGAGCAACGGGGAGGCACGTGGGACCCCGGGTCAATAGAAACGCCGCCGCCGCCCCGTGCATAG
- a CDS encoding creatininase family protein — MSLARRKWPDGCEREGWMIFGGCTSRRRAIERRRNSMRKYRLQDMSWMEAEEAFKRSDTAIVPVGTLHGHGPTPIGIDARSVEKLADEVGRRTGLTILPLMAYGENDKMRDYPGSIAIGQHVMEDVYIDICRSLYRNGVRRVVFLNGHGGNHEVLVGAGRDVRPLGMLVAIVSWGSIERALNPALFSEGNFTSWAALSELAVAIAIDGADIIDLRAGGYKGEWGSDPLVRKLFGEKIKPLGFNTFEYAGAQVTIPVDAWDIDVESPPEIERSAFDGLRRRGEETIERQAEYISAFVREFQKIDVSKALGKS, encoded by the coding sequence ATGTCCCTGGCAAGGAGGAAGTGGCCCGACGGGTGCGAGCGCGAGGGGTGGATGATATTCGGCGGATGCACCAGCAGGCGGCGTGCGATCGAAAGGAGGCGAAACTCAATGAGAAAGTACCGGTTGCAGGATATGTCCTGGATGGAGGCTGAAGAGGCATTCAAGCGATCAGATACGGCGATCGTGCCCGTCGGAACACTCCATGGACACGGCCCGACGCCCATAGGCATTGACGCTCGTTCCGTTGAGAAGTTGGCGGATGAAGTGGGGAGGAGAACCGGCTTGACGATCCTGCCGTTGATGGCCTATGGCGAAAACGACAAGATGAGAGACTATCCGGGATCGATTGCCATCGGTCAGCATGTGATGGAGGACGTCTACATCGATATCTGCCGGAGTCTATACAGGAATGGTGTCAGGAGAGTTGTCTTTCTCAACGGCCACGGTGGCAACCACGAGGTCTTAGTCGGGGCCGGTCGGGATGTGCGACCACTTGGAATGTTGGTCGCAATTGTGTCGTGGGGCTCCATCGAGAGGGCATTGAACCCAGCCCTCTTCTCGGAGGGCAATTTCACCTCATGGGCTGCGCTGTCGGAGCTGGCGGTTGCCATCGCCATAGATGGAGCGGACATCATTGATCTGAGAGCCGGTGGATACAAAGGAGAATGGGGTTCCGACCCGCTTGTGAGAAAACTGTTCGGCGAGAAGATCAAGCCGTTGGGTTTCAACACTTTCGAGTACGCGGGAGCGCAGGTGACGATCCCGGTCGATGCGTGGGATATCGATGTGGAAAGCCCCCCTGAGATAGAGAGGAGCGCATTCGACGGACTTCGGCGCAGAGGCGAGGAAACTATCGAACGCCAAGCTGAGTACATTTCGGCGTTCGTACGAGAATTCCAGAAAATCGACGTTTCCAAAGCTCTCGGAAAATCCTAA
- a CDS encoding ABC transporter permease — MNAVTGAGSAPRPAWGGAVDLLRAHPVTAAGAVLIALVAVAGLAAPVLAPYDPLRTDPGDTLRAPGGAHLMGTDDFGEDIWSRVLWGARIDLEIALVAVAVALALGCTLGALAGFSGGWVDEAVMRSMDVLQAFPSFILAMGIAAALGPSLRNLILSVALINVAVYARLMRARLLVVKQAMYAMAARGAGNPPWRLLLVHLIPNCLTPIFVQSSLQSGWAILTAAGLSFVGLGVRVPEPEWGVMVAMGVARITSGSWWVSFYPGLCIALVVMGFNLIGDGLQDLLDPQRR, encoded by the coding sequence ATGAACGCGGTGACCGGAGCCGGCAGCGCGCCGCGGCCGGCCTGGGGCGGCGCCGTCGATCTGCTGCGCGCGCACCCCGTGACGGCGGCCGGGGCCGTACTGATCGCACTCGTCGCGGTAGCCGGCCTCGCCGCGCCGGTCCTGGCCCCATACGACCCGCTTAGGACGGATCCCGGCGACACACTGCGAGCGCCGGGAGGCGCGCATCTCATGGGCACCGACGACTTCGGCGAGGACATTTGGTCCCGGGTGTTGTGGGGAGCGCGCATCGATCTGGAGATAGCGCTCGTCGCGGTCGCCGTGGCGCTGGCCCTGGGATGCACGCTGGGGGCGCTGGCGGGGTTCTCCGGTGGGTGGGTCGACGAAGCCGTGATGCGAAGCATGGACGTCCTGCAGGCCTTCCCCTCGTTCATCCTGGCCATGGGGATCGCCGCAGCGTTGGGCCCGAGCCTTCGAAACCTGATCCTGTCGGTGGCGCTGATCAACGTGGCGGTTTACGCCCGCCTGATGCGGGCCCGGCTACTAGTGGTGAAGCAGGCGATGTACGCGATGGCTGCGCGCGGCGCGGGGAACCCGCCGTGGCGGCTCCTGCTCGTACACCTGATCCCCAACTGCCTGACCCCGATCTTCGTGCAATCCAGCCTGCAGTCGGGGTGGGCGATCCTGACCGCGGCCGGCCTGTCGTTCGTCGGGCTCGGCGTCCGCGTTCCCGAGCCGGAGTGGGGCGTGATGGTGGCGATGGGCGTGGCGCGGATCACCTCCGGCTCCTGGTGGGTGTCGTTCTATCCGGGCCTCTGCATCGCGCTGGTGGTGATGGGCTTCAACCTGATCGGCGACGGTCTGCAGGATCTGCTGGATCCGCAAAGGCGGTAG